DNA from Triticum aestivum cultivar Chinese Spring chromosome 7D, IWGSC CS RefSeq v2.1, whole genome shotgun sequence:
TTATAGCCCGTTGCAGCGGTCGTGTCGAACGGTACCGCCATGCTCACAGGGACAGGCATGGGCACATGGGGAGGGACCGAGTGGACGACAAAGTGCTCGTGAGGAACACTGCTAGGGTGAAAAGAACACCGACGCTCGGCCCGTGCTCCATCAACTCCCTAATGTCCATCCTGCAAGCACACAACAACGACACGCACAACCACGAAGTAGAGCATGGCATGGCATGCAGCAGATCCGAGTCCTCCGTCAAATGATATGTGAACTGAGACCTCATCCCAATTGCGACCTTGGAGGAGATGGCTGTCCGCATCGCACTCTGCCGCGCCCCGCGTGGAGAATGTCGGTGGGATTCCATCCACACTGAATCCATCGCGCCCGCCCATAAATGGCGTTTGGATTAGGCATGAGGCACGTTGTCGTTGCCTCACAGGAGGCGGTGGGCTGTATCTGGCGTTCGAATGTCGTGACAGACACGTAGCCCCTTCGTTGGTGCGCCGACGATGAGGCCATCCATGGGCCGTCCGCTGAGGGTAGGGCACGTGAAGCcgtggcagccctcacggcagacGTCGGGGAGGCAAAGTCACATTCTCTAGTGCCGAGACGGATGGCTTGCAACCCTGGGCGCTGCAGCAACGTCATGGTGAATGAGTCGGGCCCCGACCACGACGGATCCATCATCGACCTCACATCCACCAGCGACGTGCAGGCGACAGCTCCAACGAGAAAGAGTAGGGCATGAGGGACGCCAGTGTCTCGAGTCTCGTGAGCTAGTGCGTGCCCATGTCGTACTCTACTTTGCCGGCGActgcacaacactccgaagagcgTAGCCAGCCGCCGGACATGCTCCGATTAATATTAGGTTTCACGTGCATGTAATTGAGGTGTCCGGTTGTGGAAACGATTATTTAAGATCTGACCAGTAACTGTGCATGAACTCTTCCGGGCGCGTTCGCGGATGATTGATGGATCGGATTTGGTgtatccggctgtagatgctctaacttcACAGGTATAAAGATTTACAGAAACACTAAAAATCTGACATGACAAATTTGACGCTTTTCATGGCAATTTATGTTGGGGCAGTGATGGCAAATCTAGCTTGCAAGCATGGcaattttttgattaaaataatgaACTGAGGCGGATTTGAGTAATGCTAGACGGACGAAAGGTTACGTAAGGATTTTATGTAGGTGCTGATCTGGATGTGTAAGTCCGTTCTTAGGTCTAGTATTATCGGGCGGATTTGCCGCTCCCGCCAATCAATCTTGCCAGCCTCAGAGAACATAGTTTTACATGGAAAACGTTTAATTTGTCACGGTTAAAAATCAGTCATCAGATTTGTAGTGCAGTCCAAGATTTAATATGAAATTATGATACAACCTTATTCCTTACGAGAATAAAATGGGGAGTATGTTAGGAACCCATTCTCCCGGGTGTTGCACGGTGTTCTCTGCTCTAAATTTCTATCTAGTATATCAGTGATCAGAAGTCTGAGCCGGCTAGTGGTCGAGTCTGAAGTTGAGCCTCCTGAGCCAGACGGAGTGCAGGATCATGTGGAACATGTCGAGCCTCTCCGGCGGCTGCCGCAGCGTGAAGTGCCGCTTCACCAGCCGCACCCCGTCCCGGAGCCGCTCCACCTCCGCCGTCGGTATCCCCTCCAGCACCTCCTTCAGCCTGGGGATGTCGGCGACGGGCACGGACACCGAGAACGACTCCCACCGCAGCACGTCGGCGAAGGGCAGCGCGTACCCGTCCGACACTAACACGGGCACGCAGCCGGCGTGGATAGCCTCCACCACGCGCGGGCTCGCCACCTCGTGCCCGCTCGGGCACAGGCAGAAGCGCGACCGGTGCATGTAGGCGAAGTAGTCACTCTGCCGGTCACGGCCTCGCCGGTTGCGACTGCTGCTGTTGTTGCCGCCGGTGGTGGAAGGGAGGTCGTACTCGTACACGGGGAAGGTGGCCGGGTCGCGGCCCTTCCAGTGGCGGAGCAGCAGGTCGCGGACGTGGCCGTGCCGCCCGCCGGCGAAGAAGGCCAGGTAGGGCCGCGCTGACAGCCCCGGCGAGGGGCCCAGGAGCTGCCGCGGCGTGTCGCCATCGTAGAGGTTGATCTCCGGGATGCTCACGTCCTTCCCTGGCCGGAACCCCTCCGACGTGTTGGCGTTGCAGAGCGCTCGGATGCCATTCGCGTACAGCTCCGGGTCCCCCTTGGACGCGTCAGGACCCTACACACAATGAAGCTCTAATTAGCAAGCTGGAGCTGGACACCTGAGGAACAGAGCAGGCAACAAGAGAGGGGCTGATTTTGTGTCCGGCGTACCCAGTCGTGGCAGGAGAGCATGAAGTGGTCGGCGCCGGCGGAGCGGTTCCAGAAGGGGTGGCGGGAGGCGACGACGCGGACGTAGTCGCCGACGAGAGAGAGGAGCGGGGCGCGGTCGTAGGAGAGGTGGCGGTACGCAAAGTGCACCATCTGGACGACGCTgaaggggaggaagaaggcgtgcgCGCGGTCGGCGTCCCACGTCCGGACGCCGGCCGCCGGCGGCGCCAGGAGCTCGAGCTGCTCGATGAAGCGGCCCTCGATTGTGTAGATGTTCTTGCAGGGCCCCGCATGCAGGATCGGCGGCTCCCCTTCCTCGTACACGTACACCTTGAACCGCCTCTCCATCTCCACGTAGCTCCTGCCATGCCATCCATGAGTACGCGTGAGCATGTAAGGTCAGCCGGTGAAGGAGCAAGC
Protein-coding regions in this window:
- the LOC123170399 gene encoding probable glycosyltransferase At5g25310; translated protein: MAAAAARLRAVALSGALLVLVVGVFSVSGAEAPTSSSSPSSSPLVQQAAFTSRRPSVERELDAARAAIRRAARRHGNNTSSTPGTWFRGDDVDYALLARVYRNPAAFHRSYVEMERRFKVYVYEEGEPPILHAGPCKNIYTIEGRFIEQLELLAPPAAGVRTWDADRAHAFFLPFSVVQMVHFAYRHLSYDRAPLLSLVGDYVRVVASRHPFWNRSAGADHFMLSCHDWGPDASKGDPELYANGIRALCNANTSEGFRPGKDVSIPEINLYDGDTPRQLLGPSPGLSARPYLAFFAGGRHGHVRDLLLRHWKGRDPATFPVYEYDLPSTTGGNNSSSRNRRGRDRQSDYFAYMHRSRFCLCPSGHEVASPRVVEAIHAGCVPVLVSDGYALPFADVLRWESFSVSVPVADIPRLKEVLEGIPTAEVERLRDGVRLVKRHFTLRQPPERLDMFHMILHSVWLRRLNFRLDH